The following proteins are encoded in a genomic region of Syngnathoides biaculeatus isolate LvHL_M chromosome 15, ASM1980259v1, whole genome shotgun sequence:
- the tulp4b gene encoding tubby-related protein 4 isoform X1 gives MSRSYEPGHSVGMLAAVEHGPILCSDSNILCLSWKGRVPKSEKDKPVCRRRYYEEGWLATGNGRGVVGVTFTSSHCRRDRSTPQRINFNLRGHNSEVVLVRWNEPFQKLATCDMEGGIFVWIQYEGRWSVELVNDRGAQVSDFTWSHDGTQALIAYRDGFVLVGSVSGQRHWSSEINLESQITCGIWTPDDQQVLFGTADGQVIVMDCHGRMLAHVLLRESDGIVGMSWNCPDFLVENSTESDTDSDDNFLPLVRRVKPLLTVTFLSGEISLMSNYDDLSPAVIRSGLKDVEAQWCSQGDLLAVAGLERHGLASDAGGTRNALVKFYNVQGEHIYTLETPAQRPITTICWGHRDSRLFLACGSALYVVRVEHRVASLQLLCQQGIASALREEKDVGKLNMPSLLCSYVTSAFIPTIKPPIPDPNNIRDFVSYPTTGNERLHCTMKRAEDSPEAGGPCYTLYLEYLGGLVPILKGRRVSKLRPEFVITDPKTDSKAEEVCVNPMISYADSCNCSDSSDVELSDEWGAKKSPKFSRGNRINLEPRKSPKLSRAHQEGQRSPRLPSKKPTVRSPSLTRREFSMDGLAGHNYLAQVTSNIWGTKFKIVGLASFLPANLGAVIYKTSLLHLQPRQMTIYLPEVRKISQDFMSLPVFNPNVFSEDEDDLPVMGSSSGDNPPCTVNIPIAPIHSPAQAMSPTQSIGLVQSLLANQNIQLDVLTNPTTNAAAASVSIPVSDHSRDPPVPARYPNPGQAIFNGLEMAPLLPGTLPPPPPPHHLPPQPPRQQHQQQSRQQPQTSQQLHHLQQVHHQRSPHQQRHQVQQHQQMPQNPPAVAGGHQFQQQQQIQQQQQQMQMQHEQMQQQQQQMQQQQQQIRQQIQEMRQQQQQLQQQHQQIQQQHQQMQRQHQQMQQQLKMQMTLPPAPTGYPTVSLQQIHLLPPLPPPPTGEPGLDRDHALKPSLPRTLPPSFITRDGGSVEIQARKVNPPPPYPGTVASTAAAAEAPIQTLVTNCDSPSILAPDACLKKDDFLLQPVTIQYPTPLGYERITTFDSSGNVEEVCRPRRRLIRNQNAYGGLGSATLKVTSSENKKIHLPYSSATLSRLSVPRYSIPSGDPPPYPDPANQVPVTLAPPPPRMESSLIHATLRRDPRDVMLKVPTMMDASRTLPTKAKMNSAVGLTYQQRVPTALYTCTQCSSNSSSTSVSVSGGGTSSSGIAGGTVVRQDFPPEKGIHHSTIIVHSKSPSQSPYSLLGSTDTRRDRTVYVNSAFTEDETLSKHCHLDKSVHQMTLGDVGLTAKRPPPYQWDTSTAEEFWLAPEQTMLAPPPPPPPPHKPPPLILGQTQHLDVTRLPFVLTNKPPSNPSTSTLGFPSAYQISLTPFPPAVSHSRPPMQSLQNPPPQCAPSNVVLPVQFAQQDSNLVLPTGYSTSLANLTCCTLPPMYPGASSCAGLQLHPVNLHPWNPYPCPPPMQDPPAPPLPTKTHQILEKPVLSPPPPTAPPPPPPLPPPPPPTELPASKCPAEDLAESGNSFPEPSSLNESPVPQESDRFNKKSRKRLDSRAEETNMSSVSRKDGRTLSDFNSLIASPRLGSREKKKPKGPREQLNRTKKISRAATEFQDSSESEPELFISGDELMNQNQSGKKSWKNKRSLRMASELEEMKCRKAHEREDRSLGSQGFVYVMANKQPLWNEATQVYQLDFGGRVTQESAKNFQIELDGRQVMQFGRIDGNAYILDFQYPFSAVQAFAVALANVTQRLK, from the exons CCGGGCCACTCAGTAGGGATGTTGGCGGCCGTGGAACACGGTCCCATCCTGTGCAGCGACTCCAACATCCTGTGCCTGTCCTGGAAGGGCCGCGTGCCCAAGAGCGAGAAGGACAAACCGGTGTGTCGCCGGCGCTACTACGAGGAGGGATGGCTGGCCACGGGCAACGGGCGCGGCGTGGTGGGCGTCACCTTCACCTCCAGCCACTGCCGCAGGGACAGGAGCACCCCGCAGAGGATCAACTTCAACCTGAGGGGCCACAACAGCGAG GTGGTTCTGGTGCGCTGGAACGAACCGTTCCAGAAGTTGGCCACGTGTGACATGGAAGGAGGAATTTTCGTGTGGATTCAGTACGAGGGCAGATGGTCGGTGGAGCTGGTCAACGACAGAGGAGCCCAA GTGAGCGACTTCACGTGGTCCCACGACGGCACGCAGGCGCTGATCGCCTACCGCGACGGCTTCGTGCTGGTGGGCTCGGTCAGCGGGCAGCGCCACTGGTCCTCGGAGATCAACCTGGAGAGCCAGATCACGTGCGGCATCTGGACGCCCGACGACCAGCAG GTCTTGTTCGGAACGGCCGACGGCCAGGTGATCGTGATGGACTGCCACGGCCGCATGCTGGCGCACGTGCTGCTGCGCGAGTCCGACGGCATCGTGGGCATGTCCTGGAACTGCCCCGACTTCCTGGTGGAGAACAGCACGGAGAGCGACACCGACTCCGACGACAACTTCCTGCCTTTAG TGCGGCGAGTGAAGCCTTTGCTGACCGTCACCTTCCTGTCGGGAGAAATCAGCTTGATGAGCAACTACGACGACTTGTCCCCCGCCGTCATTCGCTCGGGTTTGAAAG ATGTGGAGGCGCAGTGGTGCTCCCAGGGCGACCTCCTGGCCGTGGCCGGCTTGGAGCGACACGGGCTGGCCTCCGACGCCGGCGGGACCAGGAACGCTCTGGTTAAGTTCTACAACGTGCAAGGGGAGCACATCTACACCCTGGAAACGCCGGCGCAG AGGCCCATCACCACCATCTGCTGGGGCCACCGAGACTCCCGGCTGTTCCTGGCGTGCGGGTCGGCCCTGTACGTGGTGCGCGTGGAGCACCGCGTGGCCAGCCTGCAGCTGCTGTGCCAACAGGGCATCGCCAGCGCCCTGCGGGAGGAGAAGGACGTGGGCAAGCTCAACATGCCCTCGCTGCTCTGCTCCTACGTCACCAGCGCCTTCATCCCCACCATCAAG CCCCCGATCCCGGACCCCAACAACATCCGAGACTTTGTCAGCTACCCCACGACGGGCAACGAGCGGCTGCACTGCACCATGAAACGGGCGGAGGACAGCCCCGAGGCAGGCGGCCCGTGCTACACCCTCTACCTGGAGTACCTGGGGGGGCTGGTGCCCATCCTGAAGGGCCGGCGCGTCAGCAAATTGAGGCCCGAGTTTGTCATCACCGATCCCAAAACTGACAGCAAAGCAG agGAGGTGTGCGTCAACCCCATGATCTCGTACGCCGACAGCTGCAACTGCTCCGACTCCAGCGACGTGGAGCTCAGTGACGAGTGGGGGGCCAAGAAGTCGCCCAAGTTCTCTCGGGGGAACAG GATTAACTTGGAACCGCGCAAATCTCCCAAACTGTCCCGAGCCCACCAGGAGGGCCAGCGGTCGCCGCGCTTGCCGTCCAAGAAGCCCACGGTTCGATCCCCCAGCCTGACGCGTCGGGAGTTCTCTATGGACGGACTCGCTGGG CACAATTACCTGGCTCAGGTCACGTCCAACATCTGGGGGACCAAGTTCAAAATCGTGGGACTGGCCTCCTTTCTGCCCGCAAATCTCGGAGCAG TCATCTACAAGACGAGTTTGCTTCATCTGCAACCGCGTCAGATGACCATTTACCTCCCGGAGGTGCGCAAGATATCGCAGGACTTCATGAGCCTGCCCGTGTTCAACCCCAACGTCTTCAGCGAGGACGAGGATGACTTGCCAG TGATGGGCTCGTCGTCAGGAGACAACCCGCCCTGCACCGTCAACATTCCCATCGCGCCCATCCACAGCCCGGCTCAGGCCATGTCGCCCACTCAGAGCATCGGCCTGGTCCAGTCCCTCCTGGCCAATCAGAACATTCAGCTTGACGTCCTCACCAACCCCACGACcaacgcggcggcggcgtccgTCTCCATTCCTGTTTCCGACCACAGCCGGGACCCGCCTGTTCCGGCCAGATACCCGAACCCAGGGCAGGCGATCTTCAACGGGCTGGAAATGGCTCCGCTTCTCCCTGGTACGCTGCCTCCTCCGCCGCCCCCTCACCATCTCCCGCCCCAGCCGCCTcggcagcagcaccagcagcagtcCAGGCAGCAGCCGCAGACGTCGCAGCAACTCCATCACCTTCAGCAGGTGCACCACCAGCGGTCTCCGCATCAGCAGCGGCACCAGGtccagcagcaccagcagaTGCCGCAGAATCCGCCAGCGGTGGCCGGGGGCCACCAgttccagcagcagcagcagatccagcagcagcagcagcaaatgcAGATGCAACACGAGCAaatgcaacagcagcagcagcagatgcagcaacagcagcagcagatcCGCCAGCAGATTCAGGAGatgcggcagcagcagcagcagctccagcAGCAGCACCAACAGATCCAACAGCAGCACCAGCAAATGCAGAGGCAGCACCAGCAGATGCAGCAGCAGCTGAAGATGCAGATGACGCTTCCTCCCGCCCCCACCGGATACCCCACCGTCTCCCTCCAGCAGATCCATCTCCTGCCTCCGCTTCCTCCACCACCGACCGGCGAGCCCGGACTGGATCGAGATCACGCGTTGAAGCCGAGCCTGCCCCGGACATTACCCCCTTCCTTTATCACCAGAGACGGCGGATCTGTGGAGATTCAGGCGAGGAAGGTGAATCCTCCTCCTCCCTACCCGGGTACGGTGGCATCTACGGCAGCCGCGGCAGAGGCGCCGATCCAAACTCTGGTCACAAACTGCGACAGCCCGAGCATCCTGGCTCCGGACGCCTGCCTGAAGAAAGATGACTTTTTGCTTCAGCCTGTGACCATACAGTACCCGACACCTCTCGGCTACGAAAGGATCACGACTTTCGACAGCAGCGGTAACGTGGAGGAAGTATGTCGCCCCCGAAGGCGCCTCATCCGGAACCAAAATGCCTACGGTGGCCTCGGCTCGGCCACGCTGAAGGTCACTTCCTCCGAGAATAAAAAGATTCATCTTCCCTACAGCTCGGCGACACTCAGCCGTCTGTCCGTCCCTCGGTATTCCATTCCCAGCGGGGACCCTCCCCCTTACCCCGATCCGGCCAATCAAGTCCCGGTCACCCTCGCTCCTCCGCCACCGAGAATGGAAAGCAGCCTCATTCACGCCACTCTGCGCCGCGACCCCCGCGACGTGATGCTCAAAGTGCCCACTATGATGGACGCCTCCAGGACGCTCCCTACCAAGGCCAAGATGAACAGCGCGGTGGGTTTGACCTACCAGCAGAGGGTGCCCACGGCGCTGTACACGTGCACGCagtgcagcagcaacagcagcagcaccagtGTCAGCGTTAGCGGCGGCGGGACATCGAGCAGCGGCATCGCGGGCGGCACTGTGGTCAGGCAGGACTTCCCCCCGGAGAAAGGAATACACCACAGCACAATCATTGTGCACTCCAAAAGCCCCTCGCAGTCACCTTACAGCCTCCTGGGTTCCACGGACACCCGCCGGGATAGAACCGTGTACGTCAACTCCGCCTTCACCGAAGACGAGACTCTGAGCAAGCACTGTCACTTGGACAAATCCGTCCATCAGATGACCCTCGGTGACGTCGGCCTCACGGCGAAGCGCCCGCCCCCTTATCAGTGGGACACCTCCACCGCAGAGGAATTCTGGCTTGCCCCGGAGCAAACGATGCTggcccccccgccgccgccgccgccgcctcacaaGCCCCCTCCTCTCATTCTCGGCCAGACGCAGCACTTGGACGTGACCCGTCTACCGTTCGTCCTCACAAATAAGCCGCCGTCCAATCCCAGCACAAGCACCCTCGGATTCCCGTCGGCCTACCAAATATCCCTCACTCCCTTCCCTCCCGCTGTAAGCCACAGTAGACCCCCCATGCAGAGCTTacagaaccccccaccccagtgtGCTCCAAGCAATGTGGTTCTCCCTGTCCAATTTGCTCAGCAGGACTCCAATTTGGTTTTACCGACAGGGTACTCCACAAGCTTAGCTAACTTGACATGCTGCACCCTGCCACCGATGTACCCAGGGGCCAGCTCCTGCGCCGGACTTCAGCTGCACCCTGTAAACCTTCACCCCTGGAATCCCTACCCCTGCCCGCCACCCATGCAGGACCCCCCTGCACCTCCCCTCCCAACCAAAACCCATCAAATATTAGAGAAGCCCGTTCTCTCGCCTCCCCCTCCGACCGCGCCACCTCCGCCGCCCCCTCTGCCTCCGCCACCGCCGCCCACCGAGCTACCCGCATCTAAATGCCCCGCCGAGGATCTCGCGGAGTCTGGCAACAGCTTTCCGGAGCCGTCTTCCCTCAATGAAAGTCCCGTGCCGCAGGAGTCGGACCGCTTTAACAAAAAAAGCCGCAAGAGACTGGACAGCCGAGCCGAGGAGACCAACATGTCATCGGTGTCCAGAAAGGATGGTCGCACACTGTCCGATTTCAACTCTCTGATTGCCAGCCCGCGACTGGGCAGCAGAGAGAAGAAGAAACCGAAGGGACCCCGGGAGCAGCTCAACAGGACGAAAAAGATAAGCCGAGCCGCCACCGAGTTCCAGGACAGCTCGGAGAGCGAGCCAGAGCTTTTTATCAGCGGCGACGAGCTGATGAACCAGAACCAGAGCGGCAAGAAGAGTTGGAAGAacaagcgcagccttcgcatgGCCAGCGAGCTGGAGGAGATGAAGTGCCGCAAGGCTCACGAACGGGAGGACCGCAGTTTGGGCAGCCAGGGCTTCGTCTACGTCATGGCTAACAAGCAGCCTCTGTGGAACGAAGCGACCCAGGTCTACCAGCTGGACTTCGGAGGAAGGGTCACGCAGGAGTCTGCAAAGAACTTCCAGATCGAGCTGGACGGCCGACAG gtgATGCAGTTCGGACGCATCGACGGGAACGCCTACATCCTGGATTTCCAGTATCCCTTCTCGGCGGTGCAGGCGTTCGCCGTGGCCTTGGCCAACGTGACTCAACGGCTGAAGTGA
- the tulp4b gene encoding tubby-related protein 4 isoform X3, protein MSRSYEPGHSVGMLAAVEHGPILCSDSNILCLSWKGRVPKSEKDKPVCRRRYYEEGWLATGNGRGVVGVTFTSSHCRRDRSTPQRINFNLRGHNSEVVLVRWNEPFQKLATCDMEGGIFVWIQYEGRWSVELVNDRGAQVSDFTWSHDGTQALIAYRDGFVLVGSVSGQRHWSSEINLESQITCGIWTPDDQQVLFGTADGQVIVMDCHGRMLAHVLLRESDGIVGMSWNCPDFLVENSTESDTDSDDNFLPLVRRVKPLLTVTFLSGEISLMSNYDDLSPAVIRSGLKDVEAQWCSQGDLLAVAGLERHGLASDAGGTRNALVKFYNVQGEHIYTLETPAQRPITTICWGHRDSRLFLACGSALYVVRVEHRVASLQLLCQQGIASALREEKDVGKLNMPSLLCSYVTSAFIPTIKPPIPDPNNIRDFVSYPTTGNERLHCTMKRAEDSPEAGGPCYTLYLEYLGGLVPILKGRRVSKLRPEFVITDPKTDSKAVIYKTSLLHLQPRQMTIYLPEVRKISQDFMSLPVFNPNVFSEDEDDLPVMGSSSGDNPPCTVNIPIAPIHSPAQAMSPTQSIGLVQSLLANQNIQLDVLTNPTTNAAAASVSIPVSDHSRDPPVPARYPNPGQAIFNGLEMAPLLPGTLPPPPPPHHLPPQPPRQQHQQQSRQQPQTSQQLHHLQQVHHQRSPHQQRHQVQQHQQMPQNPPAVAGGHQFQQQQQIQQQQQQMQMQHEQMQQQQQQMQQQQQQIRQQIQEMRQQQQQLQQQHQQIQQQHQQMQRQHQQMQQQLKMQMTLPPAPTGYPTVSLQQIHLLPPLPPPPTGEPGLDRDHALKPSLPRTLPPSFITRDGGSVEIQARKVNPPPPYPGTVASTAAAAEAPIQTLVTNCDSPSILAPDACLKKDDFLLQPVTIQYPTPLGYERITTFDSSGNVEEVCRPRRRLIRNQNAYGGLGSATLKVTSSENKKIHLPYSSATLSRLSVPRYSIPSGDPPPYPDPANQVPVTLAPPPPRMESSLIHATLRRDPRDVMLKVPTMMDASRTLPTKAKMNSAVGLTYQQRVPTALYTCTQCSSNSSSTSVSVSGGGTSSSGIAGGTVVRQDFPPEKGIHHSTIIVHSKSPSQSPYSLLGSTDTRRDRTVYVNSAFTEDETLSKHCHLDKSVHQMTLGDVGLTAKRPPPYQWDTSTAEEFWLAPEQTMLAPPPPPPPPHKPPPLILGQTQHLDVTRLPFVLTNKPPSNPSTSTLGFPSAYQISLTPFPPAVSHSRPPMQSLQNPPPQCAPSNVVLPVQFAQQDSNLVLPTGYSTSLANLTCCTLPPMYPGASSCAGLQLHPVNLHPWNPYPCPPPMQDPPAPPLPTKTHQILEKPVLSPPPPTAPPPPPPLPPPPPPTELPASKCPAEDLAESGNSFPEPSSLNESPVPQESDRFNKKSRKRLDSRAEETNMSSVSRKDGRTLSDFNSLIASPRLGSREKKKPKGPREQLNRTKKISRAATEFQDSSESEPELFISGDELMNQNQSGKKSWKNKRSLRMASELEEMKCRKAHEREDRSLGSQGFVYVMANKQPLWNEATQVYQLDFGGRVTQESAKNFQIELDGRQVMQFGRIDGNAYILDFQYPFSAVQAFAVALANVTQRLK, encoded by the exons CCGGGCCACTCAGTAGGGATGTTGGCGGCCGTGGAACACGGTCCCATCCTGTGCAGCGACTCCAACATCCTGTGCCTGTCCTGGAAGGGCCGCGTGCCCAAGAGCGAGAAGGACAAACCGGTGTGTCGCCGGCGCTACTACGAGGAGGGATGGCTGGCCACGGGCAACGGGCGCGGCGTGGTGGGCGTCACCTTCACCTCCAGCCACTGCCGCAGGGACAGGAGCACCCCGCAGAGGATCAACTTCAACCTGAGGGGCCACAACAGCGAG GTGGTTCTGGTGCGCTGGAACGAACCGTTCCAGAAGTTGGCCACGTGTGACATGGAAGGAGGAATTTTCGTGTGGATTCAGTACGAGGGCAGATGGTCGGTGGAGCTGGTCAACGACAGAGGAGCCCAA GTGAGCGACTTCACGTGGTCCCACGACGGCACGCAGGCGCTGATCGCCTACCGCGACGGCTTCGTGCTGGTGGGCTCGGTCAGCGGGCAGCGCCACTGGTCCTCGGAGATCAACCTGGAGAGCCAGATCACGTGCGGCATCTGGACGCCCGACGACCAGCAG GTCTTGTTCGGAACGGCCGACGGCCAGGTGATCGTGATGGACTGCCACGGCCGCATGCTGGCGCACGTGCTGCTGCGCGAGTCCGACGGCATCGTGGGCATGTCCTGGAACTGCCCCGACTTCCTGGTGGAGAACAGCACGGAGAGCGACACCGACTCCGACGACAACTTCCTGCCTTTAG TGCGGCGAGTGAAGCCTTTGCTGACCGTCACCTTCCTGTCGGGAGAAATCAGCTTGATGAGCAACTACGACGACTTGTCCCCCGCCGTCATTCGCTCGGGTTTGAAAG ATGTGGAGGCGCAGTGGTGCTCCCAGGGCGACCTCCTGGCCGTGGCCGGCTTGGAGCGACACGGGCTGGCCTCCGACGCCGGCGGGACCAGGAACGCTCTGGTTAAGTTCTACAACGTGCAAGGGGAGCACATCTACACCCTGGAAACGCCGGCGCAG AGGCCCATCACCACCATCTGCTGGGGCCACCGAGACTCCCGGCTGTTCCTGGCGTGCGGGTCGGCCCTGTACGTGGTGCGCGTGGAGCACCGCGTGGCCAGCCTGCAGCTGCTGTGCCAACAGGGCATCGCCAGCGCCCTGCGGGAGGAGAAGGACGTGGGCAAGCTCAACATGCCCTCGCTGCTCTGCTCCTACGTCACCAGCGCCTTCATCCCCACCATCAAG CCCCCGATCCCGGACCCCAACAACATCCGAGACTTTGTCAGCTACCCCACGACGGGCAACGAGCGGCTGCACTGCACCATGAAACGGGCGGAGGACAGCCCCGAGGCAGGCGGCCCGTGCTACACCCTCTACCTGGAGTACCTGGGGGGGCTGGTGCCCATCCTGAAGGGCCGGCGCGTCAGCAAATTGAGGCCCGAGTTTGTCATCACCGATCCCAAAACTGACAGCAAAGCAG TCATCTACAAGACGAGTTTGCTTCATCTGCAACCGCGTCAGATGACCATTTACCTCCCGGAGGTGCGCAAGATATCGCAGGACTTCATGAGCCTGCCCGTGTTCAACCCCAACGTCTTCAGCGAGGACGAGGATGACTTGCCAG TGATGGGCTCGTCGTCAGGAGACAACCCGCCCTGCACCGTCAACATTCCCATCGCGCCCATCCACAGCCCGGCTCAGGCCATGTCGCCCACTCAGAGCATCGGCCTGGTCCAGTCCCTCCTGGCCAATCAGAACATTCAGCTTGACGTCCTCACCAACCCCACGACcaacgcggcggcggcgtccgTCTCCATTCCTGTTTCCGACCACAGCCGGGACCCGCCTGTTCCGGCCAGATACCCGAACCCAGGGCAGGCGATCTTCAACGGGCTGGAAATGGCTCCGCTTCTCCCTGGTACGCTGCCTCCTCCGCCGCCCCCTCACCATCTCCCGCCCCAGCCGCCTcggcagcagcaccagcagcagtcCAGGCAGCAGCCGCAGACGTCGCAGCAACTCCATCACCTTCAGCAGGTGCACCACCAGCGGTCTCCGCATCAGCAGCGGCACCAGGtccagcagcaccagcagaTGCCGCAGAATCCGCCAGCGGTGGCCGGGGGCCACCAgttccagcagcagcagcagatccagcagcagcagcagcaaatgcAGATGCAACACGAGCAaatgcaacagcagcagcagcagatgcagcaacagcagcagcagatcCGCCAGCAGATTCAGGAGatgcggcagcagcagcagcagctccagcAGCAGCACCAACAGATCCAACAGCAGCACCAGCAAATGCAGAGGCAGCACCAGCAGATGCAGCAGCAGCTGAAGATGCAGATGACGCTTCCTCCCGCCCCCACCGGATACCCCACCGTCTCCCTCCAGCAGATCCATCTCCTGCCTCCGCTTCCTCCACCACCGACCGGCGAGCCCGGACTGGATCGAGATCACGCGTTGAAGCCGAGCCTGCCCCGGACATTACCCCCTTCCTTTATCACCAGAGACGGCGGATCTGTGGAGATTCAGGCGAGGAAGGTGAATCCTCCTCCTCCCTACCCGGGTACGGTGGCATCTACGGCAGCCGCGGCAGAGGCGCCGATCCAAACTCTGGTCACAAACTGCGACAGCCCGAGCATCCTGGCTCCGGACGCCTGCCTGAAGAAAGATGACTTTTTGCTTCAGCCTGTGACCATACAGTACCCGACACCTCTCGGCTACGAAAGGATCACGACTTTCGACAGCAGCGGTAACGTGGAGGAAGTATGTCGCCCCCGAAGGCGCCTCATCCGGAACCAAAATGCCTACGGTGGCCTCGGCTCGGCCACGCTGAAGGTCACTTCCTCCGAGAATAAAAAGATTCATCTTCCCTACAGCTCGGCGACACTCAGCCGTCTGTCCGTCCCTCGGTATTCCATTCCCAGCGGGGACCCTCCCCCTTACCCCGATCCGGCCAATCAAGTCCCGGTCACCCTCGCTCCTCCGCCACCGAGAATGGAAAGCAGCCTCATTCACGCCACTCTGCGCCGCGACCCCCGCGACGTGATGCTCAAAGTGCCCACTATGATGGACGCCTCCAGGACGCTCCCTACCAAGGCCAAGATGAACAGCGCGGTGGGTTTGACCTACCAGCAGAGGGTGCCCACGGCGCTGTACACGTGCACGCagtgcagcagcaacagcagcagcaccagtGTCAGCGTTAGCGGCGGCGGGACATCGAGCAGCGGCATCGCGGGCGGCACTGTGGTCAGGCAGGACTTCCCCCCGGAGAAAGGAATACACCACAGCACAATCATTGTGCACTCCAAAAGCCCCTCGCAGTCACCTTACAGCCTCCTGGGTTCCACGGACACCCGCCGGGATAGAACCGTGTACGTCAACTCCGCCTTCACCGAAGACGAGACTCTGAGCAAGCACTGTCACTTGGACAAATCCGTCCATCAGATGACCCTCGGTGACGTCGGCCTCACGGCGAAGCGCCCGCCCCCTTATCAGTGGGACACCTCCACCGCAGAGGAATTCTGGCTTGCCCCGGAGCAAACGATGCTggcccccccgccgccgccgccgccgcctcacaaGCCCCCTCCTCTCATTCTCGGCCAGACGCAGCACTTGGACGTGACCCGTCTACCGTTCGTCCTCACAAATAAGCCGCCGTCCAATCCCAGCACAAGCACCCTCGGATTCCCGTCGGCCTACCAAATATCCCTCACTCCCTTCCCTCCCGCTGTAAGCCACAGTAGACCCCCCATGCAGAGCTTacagaaccccccaccccagtgtGCTCCAAGCAATGTGGTTCTCCCTGTCCAATTTGCTCAGCAGGACTCCAATTTGGTTTTACCGACAGGGTACTCCACAAGCTTAGCTAACTTGACATGCTGCACCCTGCCACCGATGTACCCAGGGGCCAGCTCCTGCGCCGGACTTCAGCTGCACCCTGTAAACCTTCACCCCTGGAATCCCTACCCCTGCCCGCCACCCATGCAGGACCCCCCTGCACCTCCCCTCCCAACCAAAACCCATCAAATATTAGAGAAGCCCGTTCTCTCGCCTCCCCCTCCGACCGCGCCACCTCCGCCGCCCCCTCTGCCTCCGCCACCGCCGCCCACCGAGCTACCCGCATCTAAATGCCCCGCCGAGGATCTCGCGGAGTCTGGCAACAGCTTTCCGGAGCCGTCTTCCCTCAATGAAAGTCCCGTGCCGCAGGAGTCGGACCGCTTTAACAAAAAAAGCCGCAAGAGACTGGACAGCCGAGCCGAGGAGACCAACATGTCATCGGTGTCCAGAAAGGATGGTCGCACACTGTCCGATTTCAACTCTCTGATTGCCAGCCCGCGACTGGGCAGCAGAGAGAAGAAGAAACCGAAGGGACCCCGGGAGCAGCTCAACAGGACGAAAAAGATAAGCCGAGCCGCCACCGAGTTCCAGGACAGCTCGGAGAGCGAGCCAGAGCTTTTTATCAGCGGCGACGAGCTGATGAACCAGAACCAGAGCGGCAAGAAGAGTTGGAAGAacaagcgcagccttcgcatgGCCAGCGAGCTGGAGGAGATGAAGTGCCGCAAGGCTCACGAACGGGAGGACCGCAGTTTGGGCAGCCAGGGCTTCGTCTACGTCATGGCTAACAAGCAGCCTCTGTGGAACGAAGCGACCCAGGTCTACCAGCTGGACTTCGGAGGAAGGGTCACGCAGGAGTCTGCAAAGAACTTCCAGATCGAGCTGGACGGCCGACAG gtgATGCAGTTCGGACGCATCGACGGGAACGCCTACATCCTGGATTTCCAGTATCCCTTCTCGGCGGTGCAGGCGTTCGCCGTGGCCTTGGCCAACGTGACTCAACGGCTGAAGTGA